In Humulus lupulus chromosome 6, drHumLupu1.1, whole genome shotgun sequence, a single genomic region encodes these proteins:
- the LOC133782620 gene encoding uncharacterized protein LOC133782620, whose protein sequence is MDALNSFQGSSSLDVTMEDRASAQPKCGHLPIAYEAKRAAVHEELKRVNKLPATSTYASHRLRVLNKILQLLSLQRSTSQDMELELLFAGLSL, encoded by the exons ATGGATGCTCTGAATAGTTTTCAAGGCAGCAGTTCGCTTGATGTTACCATGGAGGATAGAGCTAGTGCTCAACCTAAATGTGGACACCTGCCAATTGCGTATGAGGCAAAGAGGGCTGCTGTGCATGAAGAACTGAAGAGAGTTAATAAACTTCCCGCAACAAGCACCTATGCTTCTCACCGACTGCGGGTTCTCAATAAAATTTTGCAACTTTTGTCTCTCCAG AGATCTACATCACAAGATATGGAATTGGAATTGCTTTTTGCTGGCCTGTCTCTGTGA
- the LOC133785574 gene encoding uncharacterized protein LOC133785574 has product MQSQLQGKALSSPQILVSGCGNSRLSEHLYDAGFRDITNVNFSKVVISDMLSRNVRERIGMRWRVMDMTKMQFEDATFDAVLDKGGLDALMEPELGPDLWKKYLSEVKRVLKFGGKFICLTFAEAHVLGLLFSTFRFGWKMSIHAIPQKPSNKPSLQTFMMVAEKETSTMLHEIVSSFNNSSLVCSGDQIPSKSMVRKA; this is encoded by the exons ATGCAGT CCCAGCTCCAAGGCAAAGCTCTGTCATCGCCACAGATTCTCGTGTCGGGTTGCGGGAATTCAAGGCTTTCCGAGCACCTCTATGATGCTGGGTTCAGGGACATCACTAATGTCAATTTTTCTAAGGTTGTCATCTCGGACATGTTGAGCCGCAATGTCCGTGAACGAATCGGCATGCGGTGGCGCGTCATGGACATGACCAAAATGCAG TTTGAGGATGCGACCTTTGATGCCGTACTTGATAAAGGTGGTTTGGATGCTTTAATGGAGCCAGAGCTGGGTCCTGATTTATGGAAGAAATATTTATCAGAG GTTAAAAGGGTGTTAAAATTTGGCGGGAAGTTTATTTGTCTTACCTTTGCAGAGGCTCACGTTCTTG GTTTGCTTTTCTCTACATTTCGCTTTGGGTGGAAAATGAGTATTCATGCCATACCTCAAAAACCATCTAACAAGCCTAGCCTTCAAACATTTATGATGGTTGCTGAAAAGGAGACATCAACTATGCTGCATGAGATAGTGTCATCATTCAACAATTCCTCTCTTGTTTGTAGTGGAGATCAG ATCCCATCCAAATCTATGGTTCGTAAAGCTTAA